From the genome of uncultured Cohaesibacter sp., one region includes:
- a CDS encoding NADH-quinone oxidoreductase subunit D has translation MAEAQVRNFNINFGPQHPAAHGVLRMILELNGEIVERVDPHIGLLHRGTEKLIEHKIYAQATPYFDRLDYVAPMNQEHAFCLAIERLLDLEIPRRASLIRVLYSEIGRILNHLLNVTTQAMDVGALTPPLWGFEEREKLMVFYERACGARLHANYFRVGGVHQDLPEDLIDDIDAWCDPFLKVVEDIDRLLTDNRIFKQRNADIGIVELEDAWAWGFSGCMVRSCGVPWDLRKSQPYECYEEMEFDIPIGKHGDNYDRYLMRMEEMRQSVRIMRQCITKLREPEGQGPVMAKNEKIVPPRRDEMKRSMEALINHFKLHTEGFHVPAGEVYAAVEAPKGEFGVYLVSDGSNKPYKCKIRAPGYAHLSAMDFLSRGYQLADVSAILGSLDIVFGEVDR, from the coding sequence ATGGCTGAAGCACAGGTTAGAAACTTCAACATCAATTTCGGTCCCCAGCATCCGGCAGCCCATGGCGTGCTGAGGATGATTCTCGAACTGAATGGCGAGATCGTCGAGCGGGTCGATCCGCATATCGGCCTTTTGCATCGGGGCACCGAGAAGCTGATCGAGCACAAGATCTACGCGCAGGCGACGCCCTATTTCGACCGGCTCGACTATGTGGCACCGATGAATCAGGAGCATGCCTTCTGTCTTGCCATTGAACGGCTGCTCGATCTTGAAATTCCACGCCGCGCTTCGCTGATCCGCGTGCTCTATTCCGAAATCGGCCGTATTCTCAACCATCTGCTCAATGTTACGACTCAGGCCATGGACGTTGGTGCGTTGACGCCGCCGCTGTGGGGCTTTGAAGAGCGCGAGAAGCTGATGGTCTTCTATGAGCGGGCGTGCGGGGCTCGGCTTCATGCCAACTATTTCCGGGTGGGCGGTGTGCATCAGGATCTGCCAGAGGATCTGATTGATGACATCGATGCCTGGTGCGATCCGTTCCTGAAAGTGGTCGAAGACATCGACCGGTTGCTGACCGACAACCGCATTTTCAAGCAACGCAATGCCGACATCGGGATTGTCGAACTTGAGGATGCGTGGGCGTGGGGCTTTTCGGGCTGCATGGTGCGCTCCTGTGGGGTGCCGTGGGATTTGCGCAAGAGCCAACCCTACGAATGCTATGAAGAGATGGAATTCGACATTCCCATCGGCAAGCATGGCGACAATTATGATCGCTATCTGATGCGCATGGAAGAAATGCGCCAGTCGGTCAGGATCATGCGCCAGTGCATCACCAAGCTGCGCGAGCCTGAAGGGCAGGGGCCGGTGATGGCCAAGAATGAAAAGATCGTGCCGCCCAGACGGGATGAGATGAAACGGTCGATGGAGGCCCTCATCAACCACTTCAAGCTTCACACCGAAGGCTTTCATGTGCCTGCGGGTGAGGTTTATGCAGCGGTCGAGGCTCCGAAGGGAGAGTTCGGGGTCTATCTAGTCTCGGATGGCTCGAACAAACCCTACAAATGCAAGATCAGGGCGCCGGGGTATGCGCATCTGTCTGCGATGGATTTTCTGTCGCGCGGCTATCAGCTGGCTGACGTCTCGGCCATTCTTGGCTCGCTCGACATCGTTTTTGGGGAGGTCGACCGTTAG
- a CDS encoding carbohydrate kinase family protein, producing the protein MKTATIGSAMIDIITIVADNDIERIAMTNAHNSFLLLEQGRKIDALNISTHVGGGAINAAVALSRLGHEATPHVKIGEDIEAEMVRQLLSRENMSLDGLMTTDKAITGCSVIIASHDRNASIFTARGANCRVTDDDIVENIFEGAKLLHIAPMSNESAEAFPMICQRGRESGAFVVANPGERQINRRGKEFLEACKNIDLININRAEAEILMPIVLENTDASKMRTTRVDQDASKTLLSRGLIMDHVHCSLAGFMSLLMGLGPKYVLVTDGTGGSYLGSKEGLYHAPIKKAKVRGTAGAGDSFTSTFGALLAEGLGEEKALQMAAINSSSVVEYVDTQSGLLQRDELERRLEEFASELPVGFWPWMD; encoded by the coding sequence ATGAAAACTGCAACAATCGGCTCCGCAATGATCGACATCATTACCATTGTTGCCGACAATGACATTGAGCGTATTGCAATGACCAACGCGCACAATTCATTCCTGCTGCTGGAACAGGGTCGCAAGATCGACGCCCTGAACATTTCCACCCACGTTGGCGGCGGCGCCATCAATGCCGCAGTTGCACTGTCTCGTCTGGGCCACGAAGCAACGCCACATGTCAAGATCGGCGAAGACATCGAAGCCGAAATGGTCCGCCAGCTGCTCTCTCGCGAGAACATGAGTCTCGACGGCCTGATGACCACCGACAAGGCCATCACCGGCTGCTCGGTCATCATTGCCTCGCACGACCGCAACGCATCGATCTTCACCGCCCGTGGCGCCAACTGCCGCGTGACCGATGACGATATCGTTGAAAACATCTTCGAAGGCGCCAAGCTTCTTCACATCGCGCCGATGTCGAACGAATCCGCTGAAGCCTTCCCGATGATCTGCCAGCGCGGTCGCGAATCCGGAGCCTTTGTCGTTGCCAACCCCGGCGAACGCCAGATCAACCGCCGCGGCAAGGAATTCCTCGAGGCCTGCAAGAACATCGATCTGATCAACATCAACCGCGCCGAAGCGGAAATCCTGATGCCGATCGTGCTCGAAAACACCGATGCGTCCAAGATGCGCACCACGCGCGTCGACCAGGATGCCTCCAAGACACTGCTGAGCCGCGGTCTGATCATGGATCACGTCCATTGCTCCCTCGCCGGCTTCATGTCGCTCCTGATGGGTCTTGGCCCCAAATATGTCCTCGTGACCGACGGCACCGGCGGTTCCTATCTGGGCAGCAAGGAAGGCCTCTATCACGCTCCGATCAAGAAGGCCAAGGTTCGCGGCACCGCAGGGGCTGGTGACAGCTTCACCTCGACGTTCGGCGCCCTGCTTGCCGAAGGACTGGGCGAAGAAAAAGCGCTTCAGATGGCAGCGATCAACTCCTCGTCCGTTGTCGAATATGTCGACACCCAGTCCGGCCTTTTGCAGCGCGACGAGCTGGAACGGCGCCTTGAAGAATTCGCTTCCGAGCTTCCCGTCGGTTTCTGGCCCTGGATGGACTAG
- a CDS encoding FAD-binding protein: protein MSDRTSAPAATLTPQVLQALTRIPMPRGYETRGADRIAHAGGHSLAVYRCQSLVLGSGAAGLRAACEMKRRGRDVLVATGGMYMGTSACSGSDKQTIHTASTSRNGDNFESLAKSLAAGGCMDEDIAYIEAVGSINAMAGLQYIGLELPEDRFGAILRYQTDHDEYGRATSCGPRTSRLMVKVLLEEAIRLSIPFLTSATSVSILTTGDGESRRITGLVIATKDTEHNPYGLAVIECDDLVIASGAPGEMYRDSVYPKKCFGSLGMALEAGIELSNLTESQFGIGSPRETFPWNLSGTYVQVMPYVFSRDADGTEYNFLSDYYRSTREMVSNVFRKGYQWPFHASRMMDFGSSLVDIAVHQEIGKDREVFLDFLRNPLPVEGSAPFSLDDLESDVRAYLENNDALGALPIDRLAKMNPLAIELYRMNGIDVTKEPLKMAINNQHMNGGIDIDRWGATNLDGVYAVGEAASTHGVTRPGGSALNAGQVFGTRIAKHVAHAARTHDAAIDLSAVTPLFAELEAAKYGTLAIDALKQDIQARMSDSAGFVVDGADVKTALGEATELLAQSQTAGIHLKGATSAADYFVWKQLTLTSAAVLAALDHYIAHGGGSRGARVIRDAQSGNIPSIRSGALANFAFREEQDEDKAKKIIVTFDGAKLSCHERPIRTRDRSPVYFEKGWGAFLRQEIFED from the coding sequence ATGTCTGATCGGACGTCCGCACCAGCCGCCACTTTGACCCCTCAGGTGCTGCAGGCATTGACCCGCATCCCCATGCCCCGCGGGTATGAGACACGCGGTGCCGACAGAATTGCACACGCAGGAGGCCACAGCCTCGCTGTGTACCGTTGCCAGTCTCTCGTGCTTGGGTCTGGAGCCGCTGGCTTGCGCGCCGCCTGCGAGATGAAACGCCGGGGGCGCGACGTCTTGGTGGCGACCGGTGGCATGTATATGGGCACCTCGGCCTGCTCCGGCTCTGACAAGCAGACCATCCACACCGCATCAACCAGCAGAAATGGCGACAATTTCGAAAGCCTAGCGAAGAGTTTGGCAGCAGGTGGCTGCATGGACGAAGACATCGCCTATATCGAAGCGGTCGGCTCGATCAACGCGATGGCCGGCTTGCAATATATTGGGCTCGAACTGCCTGAAGACCGTTTTGGTGCGATTCTGCGCTACCAGACAGACCATGATGAGTATGGCCGCGCCACCAGTTGCGGACCACGCACCTCGCGTCTGATGGTCAAGGTGCTGCTCGAGGAAGCCATCCGCCTGAGCATCCCCTTCCTGACCAGCGCCACAAGCGTCAGCATCCTGACGACCGGCGATGGGGAGAGCAGACGCATCACTGGATTGGTCATCGCCACCAAGGACACTGAGCATAATCCTTATGGCCTCGCCGTCATCGAGTGCGATGATCTGGTCATTGCCTCCGGGGCACCGGGCGAGATGTATCGCGATAGCGTCTATCCCAAGAAATGCTTCGGCTCCCTCGGCATGGCCCTTGAGGCAGGCATCGAGCTTTCAAACCTCACCGAAAGCCAGTTCGGCATCGGCTCCCCGCGCGAGACCTTCCCTTGGAACCTCTCGGGCACCTATGTTCAGGTGATGCCCTATGTCTTCTCCCGCGACGCCGACGGCACCGAATATAATTTCCTGTCCGACTATTATCGAAGCACCCGCGAGATGGTCTCCAACGTCTTTCGCAAAGGTTATCAATGGCCGTTCCACGCCTCGCGCATGATGGACTTCGGCTCGTCGCTGGTGGACATCGCCGTGCATCAGGAAATCGGGAAAGACCGCGAGGTCTTCCTCGACTTCCTGCGCAACCCCTTGCCCGTCGAGGGCAGCGCTCCCTTCAGCCTTGATGATCTGGAGAGCGACGTGCGCGCCTATCTCGAAAACAACGACGCTCTTGGTGCGCTGCCCATCGACCGGCTGGCAAAGATGAACCCGCTCGCCATCGAGCTCTATCGCATGAACGGCATTGACGTGACAAAAGAGCCGCTGAAAATGGCGATCAACAACCAGCATATGAATGGCGGCATCGACATCGACCGTTGGGGCGCAACCAATCTTGATGGCGTCTATGCCGTTGGCGAGGCCGCCAGCACGCATGGCGTCACCCGTCCCGGCGGCTCGGCCCTCAACGCCGGTCAGGTGTTCGGCACGCGGATCGCCAAACATGTGGCCCATGCCGCTCGCACCCATGATGCAGCCATTGATCTCTCTGCCGTCACCCCATTATTTGCAGAGCTTGAGGCGGCAAAGTATGGCACTCTGGCCATTGACGCACTGAAGCAGGACATTCAGGCCCGGATGAGCGACAGCGCCGGGTTTGTGGTGGATGGTGCCGACGTCAAGACAGCGCTTGGCGAAGCAACGGAATTACTCGCGCAAAGCCAGACCGCAGGCATTCACCTCAAGGGTGCAACCTCTGCTGCCGACTATTTCGTCTGGAAGCAGCTGACTCTCACCTCGGCGGCGGTTCTCGCTGCGCTCGACCACTACATCGCGCATGGCGGTGGCAGCCGTGGTGCCCGCGTGATCCGGGACGCACAGTCCGGCAATATCCCAAGCATCAGATCCGGAGCTCTTGCCAACTTCGCCTTCCGCGAAGAGCAGGACGAGGACAAGGCGAAAAAGATCATCGTGACCTTTGACGGCGCAAAGCTGTCCTGTCACGAACGCCCGATCCGCACGCGCGACCGCAGTCCGGTCTATTTCGAGAAAGGCTGGGGCGCGTTCCTGAGGCAGGAGATCTTCGAAGACTAG
- the nuoF gene encoding NADH-quinone oxidoreductase subunit NuoF: MLEDKDRIFTNIYGLHDWGLEGALKRGCWDGTKGILQKGREWIIDEMKASGLRGRGGAGFPTGLKWSFMPPRQEGRPQYLVVNADESEPGTCKDREILRHDPHHLVEGCLIAGFAMNAEAAYIYVRGEFIRERERLQAAVDQAYEKRLIGKNNIHGYDFEIIVHHGAGAYICGEETALIESLEGKKGQPRLKPPFPANVGLYGCPTTVNNVESIAVAPSILRRGAHWFKGFGAENNHGTKLFCVSGHVNQPATFEEAMSVPFKELIDKHCGGIRGGWDNLLAVIPGGSSVPCVPADQIMDCPMDFDSLKELGSGLGTAAVIVMDKSTDIIKAIARLSYFYKHESCGQCTPCREGTGWMWRVMERMVRGEASKKEIDMLFEVSKQVEGHTICALGDAAAWPVQGLIRHFRHVIEERIDQYTANPKPDEAPMVAAE; encoded by the coding sequence ATGCTCGAGGATAAAGACCGGATCTTCACCAATATCTATGGCCTTCATGACTGGGGACTCGAGGGTGCTCTGAAGCGCGGGTGCTGGGATGGCACCAAAGGCATCCTGCAAAAGGGCCGCGAGTGGATTATTGACGAGATGAAGGCCTCTGGTCTCAGGGGACGCGGCGGGGCCGGGTTCCCGACCGGTCTTAAATGGTCCTTCATGCCGCCCCGACAGGAAGGGCGTCCGCAATATCTGGTCGTCAATGCCGACGAATCCGAGCCGGGTACCTGCAAAGACCGGGAAATCCTGCGCCACGACCCGCATCATCTCGTTGAGGGATGTCTGATTGCCGGTTTCGCGATGAATGCGGAGGCTGCCTATATCTATGTGCGCGGCGAGTTCATTCGCGAGCGCGAGCGGCTACAGGCAGCGGTGGACCAGGCCTATGAGAAGCGCTTGATCGGCAAGAACAACATCCATGGCTATGATTTCGAGATCATCGTGCATCATGGCGCGGGTGCCTATATCTGCGGTGAAGAAACGGCCTTGATCGAGTCGCTCGAAGGCAAGAAGGGCCAGCCCCGTCTCAAGCCGCCATTTCCAGCCAATGTGGGGCTTTATGGTTGCCCGACGACCGTCAACAATGTCGAGTCGATCGCGGTGGCCCCGTCGATCCTTCGGCGTGGGGCGCACTGGTTCAAGGGCTTTGGTGCCGAGAACAACCATGGCACCAAGCTTTTCTGCGTCTCTGGTCATGTCAACCAGCCCGCGACCTTTGAAGAGGCGATGTCGGTGCCGTTCAAGGAATTGATCGACAAGCATTGTGGCGGCATCCGTGGCGGTTGGGACAATCTGCTCGCCGTGATTCCGGGTGGCTCCTCGGTGCCTTGCGTGCCTGCTGACCAGATCATGGATTGCCCGATGGACTTTGACAGCCTCAAGGAGCTGGGCTCCGGTCTTGGCACGGCGGCTGTGATCGTGATGGACAAGTCGACCGATATCATCAAGGCGATTGCGCGGCTCAGTTATTTCTATAAGCACGAAAGCTGCGGCCAGTGCACCCCGTGCCGTGAGGGTACGGGCTGGATGTGGCGCGTGATGGAGCGCATGGTGCGCGGCGAAGCCTCCAAGAAGGAGATCGACATGCTGTTCGAGGTCTCCAAGCAGGTTGAGGGACATACGATCTGTGCACTCGGAGACGCTGCGGCCTGGCCTGTGCAGGGCCTGATCCGTCATTTCCGGCATGTGATCGAAGAGAGAATTGACCAGTATACGGCGAATCCGAAACCGGATGAGGCCCCAATGGTCGCGGCGGAGTGA
- a CDS encoding NADH-quinone oxidoreductase subunit A, translated as MEDLLGTYLPIVIFLGISLFIGLALLISPFILAFRNPDPEKLSAYECGFNAFDDARMTFDVRFYLVAILFIIFDLEVAFLFPWAVAFGDIGLFGFVSMMIFLAVLTIGFAYEWRKGALEWD; from the coding sequence ATGGAAGACTTGCTAGGGACCTACCTCCCCATCGTTATCTTTCTTGGCATATCCCTCTTTATCGGCCTTGCCCTGCTCATTTCTCCTTTCATTCTGGCCTTCAGAAATCCGGATCCGGAGAAGCTGTCAGCCTATGAATGTGGCTTCAATGCATTTGACGATGCCCGAATGACCTTTGATGTACGCTTCTATCTGGTCGCCATTCTGTTTATCATCTTCGATCTGGAGGTTGCTTTCCTGTTTCCATGGGCGGTGGCTTTCGGAGACATCGGACTGTTCGGCTTCGTGTCGATGATGATATTCCTTGCCGTTCTGACCATCGGCTTTGCCTATGAATGGAGAAAGGGAGCGCTGGAATGGGATTGA
- the nuoE gene encoding NADH-quinone oxidoreductase subunit NuoE translates to MSVRRLHSEQPASFEFSAENLDWAKHVIGKYPEGRQASAVIPLLMRAQEQEGWVSQPAIECVADMLAMPHIRVLEIATFYTQFQLQPVGKKAHIQVCGTTPCMLRGAEDLIRVCKRKIAEAPFTLSEDGNFSWEEVECAGTCVNAPMIQIFKDTYEDLTPEILEELIAKIEAGEEITPGTQQKGRIHGAPAEGPVTLTDPSLYDGSRVKYGLGKDMGKDMGESHAKPSAKIETADQKPVKAAKPVSAPAKTSPPKKTPEPAVKTPAESAGDAPELLKAPVDGKADNLKEISGIGPKIEEKLNAMGVFHFSQIASWTEENCAFVNGQLSFKGRIEREDWIAQAKVLAEGGDTAFSKRVAAGEVESSKSEGDK, encoded by the coding sequence ATGAGTGTCCGTCGCCTGCACAGCGAACAGCCTGCCTCTTTCGAGTTTTCAGCAGAAAATCTCGATTGGGCCAAGCATGTGATCGGCAAATATCCTGAAGGTCGTCAGGCCTCGGCTGTGATCCCGCTTCTGATGCGGGCGCAGGAGCAGGAGGGCTGGGTGAGCCAGCCTGCCATCGAATGCGTCGCCGACATGCTGGCGATGCCCCATATCCGTGTGCTCGAGATCGCGACCTTCTACACACAGTTCCAGCTGCAGCCGGTTGGCAAGAAGGCCCACATTCAGGTTTGCGGCACGACCCCTTGCATGTTGCGTGGTGCCGAAGACCTGATCCGCGTCTGCAAGAGAAAAATCGCCGAGGCTCCGTTCACCCTGTCCGAGGATGGCAATTTCTCGTGGGAAGAGGTGGAATGCGCAGGGACCTGCGTCAACGCACCGATGATCCAGATTTTCAAGGATACCTATGAGGATCTCACTCCGGAAATTCTCGAGGAGCTGATCGCCAAGATCGAGGCTGGCGAGGAGATCACGCCGGGCACTCAGCAGAAGGGCCGTATCCATGGCGCACCTGCTGAGGGGCCTGTCACCCTGACCGACCCGTCGCTCTATGACGGATCGCGGGTGAAATACGGGCTTGGTAAAGACATGGGCAAGGATATGGGCGAAAGCCATGCCAAGCCCTCTGCCAAGATCGAGACCGCTGATCAGAAGCCGGTCAAGGCAGCAAAACCGGTAAGTGCGCCCGCCAAGACATCTCCGCCGAAGAAAACTCCGGAGCCTGCCGTCAAAACGCCTGCGGAGAGTGCGGGCGATGCACCAGAGCTACTGAAAGCGCCGGTGGATGGCAAGGCGGACAATCTCAAGGAGATTTCCGGGATCGGCCCGAAGATCGAGGAAAAGCTCAATGCCATGGGCGTGTTCCATTTCTCCCAGATCGCGAGCTGGACCGAGGAGAACTGCGCATTCGTCAACGGCCAGCTGTCCTTCAAGGGGCGGATCGAGCGGGAAGACTGGATCGCGCAGGCCAAGGTGCTGGCTGAGGGGGGCGATACAGCGTTTTCCAAGCGCGTTGCCGCTGGCGAGGTTGAGTCCAGCAAGAGCGAAGGAGACAAGTAA
- a CDS encoding pentapeptide repeat-containing protein — protein MKLNQQKDVLEITECDFSGSSLDEVNLSGSSYHRGNLSGSDYKDVNLSGSAYANINMSGSAFSSVNLSGSSIKDVNLSGSVFEIVNLAGVAIKHCRIDGMTIDGIEVSALLETWKAAKQNGEES, from the coding sequence ATGAAGCTCAATCAGCAAAAGGACGTCCTTGAAATCACAGAATGCGATTTTTCTGGTTCTTCGCTCGATGAAGTGAACCTGTCAGGCAGCAGCTATCATCGCGGCAATCTTTCGGGCAGCGATTACAAGGATGTGAATCTGTCCGGCAGTGCCTACGCGAATATCAATATGTCTGGGTCTGCTTTCAGCAGCGTCAATCTTTCAGGCAGTTCCATCAAGGATGTGAACCTGTCCGGATCGGTGTTCGAGATCGTCAATCTGGCCGGGGTTGCCATCAAGCATTGTCGCATCGATGGCATGACGATCGACGGTATTGAAGTCTCAGCTCTTCTCGAAACATGGAAAGCTGCGAAGCAGAACGGCGAGGAAAGCTGA
- a CDS encoding LacI family DNA-binding transcriptional regulator yields the protein MAKGRQKVTVADIAKRAGVSTATVSNAMNGTGRVSEKTRSKVQKAMDELGFVRDYTAAKLRTGRSRLVGVLIQNIANPFYGEFSASFEAALSQEGYLPIIANIGEDKAKQSALIAEVIAHGVAGIIISPSADTLLDDMQQIIDHKIPVVTFVREIEEAEFDFVGAHDYRCGELAAHQFLKDNHSTFAVIGGLESSSTGRLRAKGFLDALKRAGVGDDAIVVKQGPQSRNYGREAAIELADSPASFSAVFCHNDIVALGASAGFLSKGRVIGKDLSLIGCDNLPEADIWNPPLTSVETYSRSTGTIAAEIIVSRINGDVGPPRVVRLEPELIERQSTFALV from the coding sequence ATGGCAAAAGGTCGCCAAAAAGTAACGGTCGCTGATATCGCCAAGCGAGCCGGGGTTTCCACCGCAACAGTTTCCAATGCCATGAATGGAACCGGGCGCGTGTCGGAAAAGACCCGCAGCAAAGTGCAGAAGGCGATGGACGAGCTGGGCTTTGTGCGCGACTACACCGCCGCCAAGTTGCGCACCGGCCGGTCCCGTCTGGTTGGTGTTCTGATCCAGAATATCGCCAACCCGTTCTATGGCGAGTTTTCGGCAAGCTTTGAAGCCGCTCTGTCGCAGGAGGGTTATCTTCCGATCATTGCCAACATCGGCGAGGACAAGGCCAAACAGTCTGCCCTGATCGCGGAAGTCATCGCCCATGGGGTGGCCGGTATCATCATCTCTCCAAGCGCGGACACGCTGCTTGATGACATGCAGCAGATCATCGATCACAAGATCCCCGTCGTGACCTTCGTCCGCGAGATCGAGGAGGCCGAGTTTGATTTCGTCGGCGCCCACGACTATCGCTGCGGCGAGCTGGCGGCGCATCAGTTCCTCAAGGACAACCATTCGACGTTTGCCGTCATCGGCGGTCTGGAAAGCTCCTCGACAGGGCGTTTGCGCGCAAAAGGCTTTCTGGATGCTCTCAAAAGGGCAGGGGTTGGCGATGATGCGATTGTCGTCAAGCAGGGCCCACAAAGCCGTAACTATGGCCGTGAGGCCGCGATAGAGCTTGCAGACAGCCCCGCTTCCTTCTCTGCCGTCTTTTGTCACAACGATATCGTGGCACTGGGCGCTTCTGCGGGCTTTTTGTCGAAGGGCAGGGTGATCGGCAAGGATCTGTCCCTGATCGGCTGTGACAACCTGCCTGAGGCCGACATCTGGAACCCGCCCCTGACGAGCGTCGAGACCTACTCGCGCTCGACGGGCACCATCGCGGCCGAAATCATCGTCTCAAGGATCAACGGGGACGTTGGTCCTCCTCGCGTGGTGCGTCTTGAACCGGAGCTCATTGAACGGCAATCGACCTTCGCACTTGTCTGA
- a CDS encoding NADH-quinone oxidoreductase subunit B, which yields MGLTSDNQTLIAQQPKGIIDPKTGKPVGHDDPFFSGVREELSDKGFLVTATDDLITWARTGSLMWMTFGLACCAVEMMHMSMPRYDGERFGFAPRGSPRQSDVMIVAGTLTNKMAPALRKVYDQMPEPRYVISMGSCANGGGYYHYSYSVVRGCDRVVPVDIYVPGCPPTAEALLYGVLLLQKKIRRTGSIER from the coding sequence ATGGGATTGACCTCGGACAATCAGACGCTCATTGCGCAGCAGCCCAAGGGGATTATCGATCCCAAGACGGGAAAGCCCGTTGGGCATGACGATCCGTTTTTCTCCGGTGTGCGCGAGGAACTTTCCGACAAGGGCTTTCTGGTCACTGCGACCGATGATCTGATCACCTGGGCCCGAACCGGTTCGCTGATGTGGATGACCTTCGGGCTTGCCTGCTGCGCGGTTGAAATGATGCATATGTCGATGCCTCGCTATGATGGCGAACGCTTCGGCTTTGCTCCGCGCGGCTCGCCGCGCCAGTCGGACGTGATGATTGTTGCGGGGACGCTGACCAACAAGATGGCGCCAGCGCTGAGGAAGGTCTATGACCAGATGCCGGAGCCGCGCTACGTGATCTCCATGGGGTCCTGTGCCAACGGTGGTGGATATTATCACTATTCCTACAGCGTGGTGCGTGGCTGTGACCGGGTCGTCCCGGTCGATATCTATGTGCCCGGCTGCCCGCCGACCGCAGAAGCGCTGCTTTATGGCGTTTTGCTGTTGCAGAAAAAGATCCGGAGGACCGGATCGATCGAACGATAA
- a CDS encoding NADH-quinone oxidoreductase subunit C, whose protein sequence is MDETLRDLGDFIASALGGKIVGWTVAFGELTVNANRGDIVEVLRFLRDDPRLQFACFIDVTAVDYPERDERFDVVYHLLSPRQNARVRVKIRTDETKPVASICGIFPGANWFEREAYDMYGVLFSGHPDLRRLLTDYGFDGHPLRKDFPLTGYYEVRYDDEKKRVVYEPVKLPQEFRTFDFLSPWEGTNYVLPGDEKANG, encoded by the coding sequence ATGGACGAGACATTAAGAGATCTCGGGGACTTTATTGCCTCCGCCCTTGGCGGAAAGATTGTCGGATGGACCGTTGCCTTCGGTGAGTTGACGGTGAATGCCAACCGTGGCGACATTGTCGAGGTGCTCCGTTTTCTGCGTGATGATCCGAGACTTCAGTTTGCCTGTTTTATTGACGTGACCGCCGTTGATTATCCCGAGCGGGATGAGCGTTTCGACGTTGTCTATCATCTCCTCAGCCCGAGGCAGAATGCCCGTGTCCGGGTCAAGATCCGCACGGACGAGACCAAGCCGGTCGCCTCCATATGCGGTATTTTTCCCGGTGCCAACTGGTTCGAGCGCGAGGCCTACGACATGTATGGCGTGCTTTTCTCCGGCCACCCAGACCTCCGACGTCTGTTGACGGACTATGGCTTTGATGGCCATCCGTTGCGCAAGGACTTTCCGCTCACCGGTTATTACGAAGTGCGCTATGACGACGAGAAGAAGCGGGTTGTTTACGAGCCGGTGAAACTGCCGCAGGAATTCCGCACATTTGATTTTCTCAGCCCGTGGGAAGGCACCAACTATGTGCTGCCGGGCGATGAAAAGGCGAATGGGTAA